One window of the Pseudomonas sihuiensis genome contains the following:
- a CDS encoding type II TA system antitoxin MqsA family protein: MKCPVCGGAELVHDTRDMPFTYKGQTTQITAVTADWCDACGESLTGPAESERVMRAMNEFRQQVNAQDGNQELIRSVRKQLRLSQREAAELFGGGPNAFSRYERGSTEAPQPLVQLFKILGRHPELINELRAG, encoded by the coding sequence ATGAAATGTCCAGTATGCGGCGGGGCGGAACTGGTTCACGACACCCGCGATATGCCCTTCACCTACAAGGGGCAGACCACCCAAATTACTGCAGTAACGGCTGACTGGTGCGATGCGTGCGGCGAGTCCCTGACTGGGCCGGCTGAGAGTGAGCGCGTTATGCGTGCCATGAACGAGTTTCGCCAGCAGGTGAACGCCCAGGACGGCAATCAGGAGCTTATTCGCAGCGTGCGTAAGCAGTTGCGGTTGAGCCAACGTGAAGCGGCCGAGCTGTTCGGCGGTGGGCCGAATGCGTTTTCTCGTTACGAGCGAGGCAGCACAGAAGCACCGCAACCGCTGGTGCAGTTGTTCAAAATCTTGGGGCGACACCCGGAGTTGATCAACGAGCTGCGTGCTGGTTGA
- a CDS encoding type II toxin-antitoxin system MqsR family toxin, whose translation MEKRKPHFKLELVKQAVADQRYRFTRLALEGGAELGMEMADMLAVISALSSRDFFKSMTTYADHTSWQDVYRPDTEFGQVYLKFTLVADLLIVSFKEK comes from the coding sequence ATGGAAAAGCGCAAACCCCATTTCAAGCTTGAGCTGGTGAAGCAGGCCGTAGCCGATCAGCGTTATCGCTTCACCCGCTTAGCCCTGGAAGGGGGCGCCGAGCTGGGTATGGAGATGGCCGACATGCTGGCCGTCATCAGTGCCCTGAGCAGCCGCGACTTTTTCAAGAGCATGACAACCTATGCGGATCATACTAGCTGGCAGGACGTTTACCGACCCGACACCGAATTCGGGCAGGTCTATCTGAAGTTCACGCTGGTGGCCGATCTGCTGATCGTTTCCTTCAAGGAGAAGTGA
- a CDS encoding crotonase/enoyl-CoA hydratase family protein — MSDLISYQLEDGIATLTLSNGKVNAISPDVIAAFNAALDRAEQDRAIVVITGQPGILSGGYDLKVMTSGPQNAINLVAAGSTLARRMLAHPYPIIVACPGHAVAKGAFILLSADYRIGVEGPFNIGLNEVQIGMTMHHVGIELARDRLRKSAFHRSVINGEMFDPAGAVDAGFLDKVVPAEQLLATTQAVAQQMKKINMTAHKNTKLKVRKALLETLDAAIEMDKQHLL; from the coding sequence ATGAGCGACCTGATCAGCTATCAACTCGAAGATGGCATCGCCACCCTCACCCTGAGCAATGGCAAGGTCAATGCCATCTCGCCTGACGTGATCGCTGCGTTCAATGCCGCCCTCGACCGCGCCGAGCAGGATCGCGCCATCGTCGTCATCACTGGCCAGCCGGGAATTCTTTCCGGCGGCTATGACCTGAAGGTGATGACCTCGGGCCCGCAGAATGCAATCAACCTGGTGGCTGCTGGCTCCACGCTGGCGCGACGCATGCTCGCCCACCCCTACCCGATCATCGTCGCCTGCCCGGGTCATGCCGTGGCCAAGGGTGCGTTCATCCTGCTGTCGGCCGATTACCGTATCGGCGTGGAAGGTCCGTTCAATATCGGCCTGAATGAAGTGCAGATCGGCATGACCATGCACCACGTCGGTATCGAGCTGGCTCGTGATCGTCTGCGCAAGTCTGCATTCCACCGTTCGGTGATCAATGGCGAGATGTTCGACCCGGCTGGCGCTGTAGATGCCGGCTTCCTGGACAAGGTGGTACCGGCCGAGCAATTGCTGGCCACCACTCAGGCGGTGGCGCAGCAGATGAAGAAGATCAACATGACCGCACACAAGAACACCAAGCTGAAGGTGCGCAAGGCGCTGCTGGAAACCCTCGATGCCGCCATCGAGATGGACAAGCAACACCTGCTTTAA